One genomic region from Cardinium endosymbiont of Dermatophagoides farinae encodes:
- a CDS encoding Ig-like domain-containing protein yields the protein MLTSISTSLRRFHFSYLLLLSIISCVAVQEPEGGPPDETPPKLVRSFPENGALNVKGKKIRLTFNKDVEDENIYSNLLIMPKLNQPKNKQPYSYTISGKTLELKLNVPLQEDTTYSIHFNKAVKDTHEGTKAIGDPLTFSTGSFIDPITLKGKIKELLTNKPVGDVSVYLYSATRDPEEWQEKGTPDYYTTADQDGNFSIGCIRLGKYYIRATTGKSNTYKIDYEKDKYGFFKDPIDLNDARADIVLGLIASDVRDLKLLHGTPQKGIFEIVFNKAITSYQLTPLQTVGTKDKPQVYSLCSEASPKTITIYNTFGLLQGDTFKVKVKAEDHLHNSLEEDIPIHFKEGKTDKTTLSYSLSPSILPSILPDFTTSIVFNKPIKTFKEGLIYFECKNQQKIALKENEWAWNGDRTKLTIQKHFTAEEIMQFATQEEEKEHKSKTIKQIVTLQVEPGACTAFDQTTHKKICQTYPLRRKEETGTISGNVETDRPYFIIELLNQKDECIDSMRNRKSYQFKMVPPGSYKMRLLVLNEGEEEWSPGNILKNIEPNPVIFYEREINVIENWEVSGIDFKL from the coding sequence ATGCTTACATCAATTTCAACATCCTTACGGCGCTTCCATTTCAGCTATTTATTGCTCCTTTCTATTATTTCCTGTGTTGCGGTACAGGAACCAGAAGGTGGCCCTCCTGATGAGACCCCACCTAAACTAGTCCGTTCTTTTCCAGAAAATGGCGCATTAAATGTTAAGGGTAAAAAGATCCGACTTACTTTTAATAAAGATGTTGAGGATGAAAACATTTACAGCAATCTACTGATCATGCCCAAGTTAAATCAACCCAAAAATAAACAGCCCTACAGCTATACCATAAGTGGAAAAACGCTAGAACTGAAACTCAATGTCCCGCTACAAGAGGACACTACCTATTCCATCCACTTTAACAAAGCGGTTAAGGATACACATGAAGGCACTAAGGCAATTGGTGATCCATTAACCTTTAGTACGGGTTCTTTTATAGATCCGATTACGCTTAAAGGAAAAATAAAAGAGTTATTAACCAATAAGCCAGTAGGGGATGTTAGCGTCTATCTTTATAGTGCAACAAGAGACCCTGAAGAATGGCAAGAAAAAGGCACACCGGATTACTATACTACAGCTGATCAAGATGGAAATTTTTCGATAGGTTGTATACGGTTGGGCAAGTATTATATACGGGCTACTACTGGGAAAAGCAATACCTATAAAATCGATTATGAAAAGGATAAATATGGATTTTTTAAAGACCCTATTGACTTAAATGACGCTCGAGCAGATATTGTACTCGGCCTTATCGCATCTGATGTGCGTGACTTGAAGCTGCTACATGGTACGCCCCAAAAAGGAATTTTTGAAATAGTCTTTAACAAAGCAATCACAAGCTATCAACTGACGCCTCTGCAAACCGTAGGGACAAAGGACAAGCCACAGGTCTACAGTTTATGCTCAGAAGCATCACCTAAAACAATCACTATTTACAATACTTTTGGTCTCTTGCAAGGAGATACCTTTAAGGTTAAGGTAAAAGCTGAGGACCATTTGCACAACTCATTAGAAGAGGATATACCCATCCATTTCAAGGAAGGAAAAACAGACAAAACAACCCTAAGCTATAGCCTATCGCCATCCATACTGCCATCTATACTGCCTGATTTCACAACCTCTATTGTATTTAACAAACCCATTAAAACCTTTAAAGAAGGATTAATCTATTTTGAATGCAAAAACCAGCAAAAAATTGCATTAAAAGAAAATGAGTGGGCATGGAATGGAGACCGAACCAAGCTTACGATACAAAAACATTTCACTGCAGAAGAGATCATGCAGTTTGCCACACAAGAAGAGGAAAAAGAGCATAAAAGTAAAACTATAAAGCAGATCGTTACGCTACAGGTAGAACCGGGTGCTTGTACGGCGTTTGACCAAACCACCCATAAAAAGATTTGCCAAACCTATCCACTTAGGAGAAAAGAAGAAACAGGCACCATTTCAGGAAATGTAGAGACGGATAGGCCCTATTTCATTATTGAACTATTGAATCAAAAAGACGAGTGTATAGATTCCATGCGGAATAGAAAAAGCTATCAATTTAAAATGGTTCCGCCTGGATCCTATAAAATGCGTTTATTGGTCCTCAACGAAGGGGAAGAGGAGTGGTCACCTGGGAATATCCTTAAAAACATTGAGCCAAATCCAGTAATCTTTTACGAAAGAGAAATCAATGTGATTGAAAACTGGGAGGTAAGCGGTATTGATTTTAAACTTTAA
- the rnhA gene encoding ribonuclease HI, protein MIHIYTDGAARGNPGPGGYGIILKHNGYTKELSQGYRKTTNNRMELLAVIIGLEALKQTRQEVTIYSDSKYVIHAVEKGWLKNWIKIDFKQKKNPDLWKRFWTVYQKHLVQFCWVKGHSGHYENERCDALAVASSYANLLVDTYYESNSCIAF, encoded by the coding sequence ATGATTCATATCTATACAGACGGTGCTGCTAGAGGAAATCCAGGTCCAGGTGGATATGGCATTATTTTAAAGCACAACGGCTACACGAAAGAACTATCCCAGGGCTATAGAAAAACAACCAACAATCGCATGGAGCTACTGGCCGTTATCATAGGCTTAGAAGCCCTAAAACAGACAAGACAAGAGGTCACGATCTATTCCGATTCCAAATATGTCATCCATGCAGTAGAAAAAGGATGGCTTAAAAATTGGATCAAAATAGATTTCAAGCAGAAAAAAAATCCTGATTTATGGAAACGTTTCTGGACGGTCTATCAAAAACATCTTGTTCAATTTTGTTGGGTAAAGGGCCATTCTGGCCACTATGAGAACGAACGCTGTGATGCGCTTGCTGTGGCCAGCAGCTATGCCAATCTGCTTGTAGATACCTATTATGAAAGCAATAGCTGCATAGCGTTTTGA
- a CDS encoding HD domain-containing protein, whose amino-acid sequence MIWLTLLSITLGWLLFKDHFGPVQWNAYNTSYYLLGYQVTMSLLIGLIFSYRKRKQIAQLYAQQQQLNHIQRLNELDYLYSIQHQVLQEKHFFNQAAYFNYVKKSLKEISKQTIKKSLSIQKSVEQLDAFITYYKNRTYSNIAYLRLNVAPIEVNELLAKLAVSLKPLGLEEKVQVCVDTKCESICCDSEQIIQLFVSKLNDLQKESTDFPLILSLQETTLCYPLHLVTNRHYKKIAPAIGFILSTTQDYVSVKPVYTVHTTISEISIPNSITELTGYKNQRVIDAHYGYSEIITTERSNQLVYIIPVDLQAIRPKVTDELPVWEGPWETEASLAIEKAFLSQLQENTNLDLNIVQNVIDQIKQIHRGQFRKSGDLFYTHPLMVATILLKMTNDPDAIVAALLHDTIEDTLLCLDQIAYQYGKEVAYIVDKVTNMDCIAWRKIKLTATENKQKIADYKDIRVIMVKLADRLHNLQTIGFHSFEKQKRVAEETLAFYIPLGKMLKLDAVNHIVDQMKKICQAIVNRVNKSTN is encoded by the coding sequence ATGATATGGCTTACATTATTGAGTATTACACTTGGATGGTTATTGTTTAAGGATCATTTTGGGCCTGTACAATGGAATGCGTACAATACCTCATATTATCTACTTGGTTATCAAGTTACCATGTCCCTGCTTATTGGCTTGATTTTTTCCTATAGAAAAAGAAAGCAAATCGCACAACTATATGCGCAACAACAGCAACTCAACCATATACAAAGATTAAATGAATTAGACTACTTATATAGTATACAACATCAAGTATTACAAGAAAAACATTTCTTTAACCAAGCAGCTTATTTTAACTATGTAAAAAAAAGTTTAAAGGAAATATCAAAACAAACCATTAAAAAGAGTCTTTCTATTCAAAAATCTGTTGAGCAATTAGATGCCTTTATTACTTACTATAAAAATCGAACTTATAGCAATATAGCCTATTTACGCCTCAATGTAGCTCCTATAGAAGTTAATGAACTGCTTGCTAAACTAGCTGTATCGCTTAAACCACTAGGATTAGAGGAGAAAGTACAAGTTTGTGTCGACACAAAATGTGAGTCTATTTGTTGTGATAGTGAACAAATTATTCAACTATTCGTAAGCAAATTGAATGATTTACAAAAAGAATCGACAGATTTTCCACTTATTTTATCCTTGCAAGAAACCACATTGTGTTATCCATTGCATCTAGTAACCAATCGACATTATAAAAAAATAGCTCCTGCAATTGGCTTTATACTTTCTACAACACAAGATTATGTAAGCGTAAAACCTGTTTACACAGTACACACAACGATTTCTGAAATCAGTATTCCTAACAGTATAACTGAATTAACTGGCTATAAAAATCAACGCGTCATCGATGCGCATTATGGATATAGTGAAATCATAACGACGGAAAGGTCTAATCAGCTAGTCTACATAATACCAGTAGATTTACAGGCCATTCGACCTAAAGTAACAGATGAACTACCTGTCTGGGAAGGGCCATGGGAAACTGAAGCCTCTTTGGCTATAGAAAAAGCTTTCTTGTCTCAGCTACAAGAAAATACGAATTTAGATCTAAACATTGTGCAAAATGTCATCGACCAGATTAAGCAGATACATAGAGGTCAGTTCAGAAAATCAGGAGACTTATTTTACACTCACCCATTAATGGTAGCCACCATTTTATTAAAGATGACCAATGATCCGGATGCTATCGTTGCAGCTTTACTACACGATACTATAGAAGACACACTACTCTGCTTAGATCAAATAGCCTATCAATATGGAAAAGAAGTAGCCTACATAGTCGATAAGGTTACAAATATGGATTGTATAGCATGGAGAAAAATCAAACTTACAGCCACAGAGAATAAACAAAAAATAGCTGATTATAAAGATATAAGAGTTATTATGGTCAAATTAGCTGACCGGTTACATAACCTGCAAACCATTGGGTTTCATTCATTTGAAAAACAGAAAAGAGTAGCTGAAGAAACATTAGCTTTTTACATCCCATTGGGGAAAATGCTGAAACTGGATGCTGTAAATCACATAGTTGATCAAATGAAAAAAATTTGTCAAGCTATTGTCAATAGGGTAAATAAAAGTACTAATTGA
- a CDS encoding sodium:solute symporter family transporter, translating to MVVPHIIQTLLPTGIKGLAIAGLLAIIMSSADSYIHVAGVTLIHDVVNPLCKNRLTTFDACHWVRYTTLLTGFLATLIALQMVHILI from the coding sequence ATGGTTGTACCACATATCATTCAAACATTGTTACCAACAGGCATAAAAGGATTGGCTATAGCTGGTCTATTGGCTATTATAATGTCTAGTGCTGATTCGTATATTCATGTGGCAGGAGTGACTTTAATACATGACGTAGTGAATCCTTTATGTAAAAACAGATTGACGACCTTTGATGCATGCCATTGGGTGAGATATACTACATTACTGACAGGATTTTTAGCAACACTTATAGCATTACAAATGGTTCATATCCTTATTTAG
- a CDS encoding sodium:solute symporter family transporter, which yields MGGIKAVTITDMVQLFIFMVTIPLITYNVVYHVGGIEALFLKVPSKKFLILGHERFYRYMIYFFIWLLQIGMVDPAVVQRMLMAKDKRQLRSKYMIISLFDPAFRFLVLLYWIRRVGTIPGPKIQYGCTTYHSNIVTNRHKRIGYSWSIGYYNV from the coding sequence ATGGGCGGTATTAAGGCAGTTACCATAACAGATATGGTCCAGCTTTTTATATTTATGGTTACCATTCCGCTTATTACTTATAATGTAGTATATCATGTAGGAGGTATAGAAGCATTATTTCTAAAGGTACCCTCAAAAAAATTTTTGATCCTAGGCCATGAACGGTTTTATCGTTACATGATCTATTTTTTTATATGGCTTTTGCAAATAGGTATGGTAGATCCTGCAGTTGTACAGAGGATGCTTATGGCCAAAGATAAACGTCAGTTGCGTAGTAAATATATGATCATTTCTTTATTTGATCCTGCTTTTCGTTTCTTGGTCCTGCTTTATTGGATTAGGAGGGTTGGTACTATACCCGGCCCTAAAATCCAATATGGTTGTACCACATATCATTCAAACATTGTTACCAACAGGCATAAAAGGATTGGCTATAGCTGGTCTATTGGCTATTATAATGTCTAG